One Clupea harengus chromosome 3, Ch_v2.0.2, whole genome shotgun sequence DNA window includes the following coding sequences:
- the LOC105900735 gene encoding palmitoyltransferase ZDHHC7-like yields the protein MQSHRLREMDQQQQRPLLQGDSTVGVGPAGIPSDSTQLWFIQDGCGLICAFITWFLVLYADFVVTFVMLLPAKSVWYAVVNGVLFNGLAVLALTSHLRTMLTDPGAVPKGNATKEYMDSLQLKPGEVIYKCPKCCSIKPERAHHCSICKRCIRKMDHHCPWVNNCVGEKNQRFFVLFTMYIAMISAHALALSGFQFITCVRVQWNECSDFSPPVTVMLMIFLCLEALLFLTFTAVMFGTQLHSICNDETEIERLKSERPTWERRTRWEGMRVVFGGKPSLVWINPFAGLRLRHLLSTRTRKSGPEFSV from the exons ATGCAGTCCCACAGGCTGCGTGAGAtggaccagcagcagcagcggccccTGCTGCAAGGGGACTCCACCGTGGGTGTTGGCCCAGCAGGCATCCCTTCAGATTCCACGCAGCTCTGGTTCATCCAGGACGGCTGCGGCCTGATCTGTGCCTTCATCACGTGGTTCCTGGTGCTCTACGCAGACTTCGTGGTCACCTTCGTCATGCTGCTGCCGGCCAAGAGCGTGTGGTACGCCGTGGTCAACGGGGTGCTGTTCAACGGCCTGGCAGTGCTGGCGCTTACGTCGCACCTGCGCACGATGCTCACCGACCCG GGAGCGGTCCCCAAGGGCAACGCCACAAAGGAGTACATGGACAGCCTGCAGCTGAAGCCCGGGGAGGTCATCTACAAGTGCCCCAAGTGCTGTAGCATCAAGCCAGAGAGGGCCCATCACTGCAG CATCTGTAAGCGCTGCATCCGTAAGATGGACCACCACTGCCCCTGGGTGAACAACTgcgtgggggaaaaaaatcagcGCTTCTTTGTGCTCTTCACT atgtATATAGCCATGATCTCTGCCCATGCGCTAGCCCTCTCTGGGTTCCAGTTCATTACCTGTGTCCGAGTTCAGTGGAACG AGTGCAGTGACTTCTCCCCTCCTGTGACGGTCATGCTTATGATCTTCCTCTGCCTGGAGGcccttctcttcctcacctTCACTGCCGTCATGTTCGGCACACAGCTCCACTCCATCTGTAACGATGAGACC GAGATCGAGCGCCTGAAGAGCGAGAGGCCCACGTGGGAGCGGCGGACGCGCTGGGAGGGCATGAGGGTCGTGTTCGGGGGCAAGCCTTCGCTCGTCTGGATCAACCCCTTCGCTGGCCTGCGGCTGCGCCACCTGCTCTCTACACGCACGAGAAAGAGCGGACCCGAGTTCTCCGtctaa